One window of the Arthrobacter sp. zg-Y919 genome contains the following:
- a CDS encoding alpha/beta hydrolase: protein MVMRGRFAGRGSPGRLPAGPVPAADSAVDPAAARDAELGDVDWSTLPAGSVRKWFQAPSGPLAAVGMGDPGNPAVVLVPGAMGSKEDFSLMLPELAAAGYFAFSFDLAGQYESAGAGPENLRPPRRRYDYDLFTADLVSVLSAYGPAHVVGYSFAGVVAQLALLERPELFRSITLLGCPPRGGQSFRGVRRIGWAAPLVGDRISADLIVWGVQRNFIGAPPGRMGFVSHRFTLTRKDAVRDMVGLMRHAPDLRAALGQATVPKFVAVGEHDVWPLRLHREFADSIGAVFAAYGSGHSPSEESPYQFTRDLLRLYGSAA from the coding sequence ATGGTGATGCGCGGCAGGTTTGCGGGCAGGGGGTCTCCCGGCAGGCTGCCTGCCGGACCGGTGCCGGCAGCGGACTCCGCCGTGGACCCCGCCGCCGCCCGCGATGCGGAACTGGGCGACGTCGACTGGTCCACACTCCCTGCCGGGTCCGTCCGGAAGTGGTTCCAGGCGCCCAGCGGTCCCCTCGCTGCCGTGGGCATGGGAGACCCCGGCAACCCTGCGGTGGTGCTTGTGCCGGGAGCCATGGGATCGAAGGAGGATTTTTCGCTGATGCTGCCGGAACTCGCGGCGGCAGGGTATTTCGCCTTCAGCTTCGACCTCGCCGGCCAGTACGAATCCGCCGGCGCCGGGCCCGAAAACCTCCGGCCGCCGCGGCGCAGGTATGACTACGATCTGTTCACGGCCGATCTGGTCTCGGTACTGTCCGCGTACGGCCCGGCCCATGTGGTCGGCTACTCATTTGCCGGCGTCGTCGCCCAGCTTGCCCTGCTGGAGCGGCCGGAACTGTTCCGCAGCATCACGCTCCTGGGCTGCCCACCGCGGGGCGGGCAGAGTTTCCGCGGCGTGCGCCGGATTGGCTGGGCCGCACCTCTGGTGGGCGACCGGATCAGTGCCGACCTGATCGTCTGGGGCGTGCAGCGCAATTTCATCGGGGCCCCGCCCGGGCGGATGGGATTCGTTTCCCACCGGTTCACCCTCACACGGAAGGACGCGGTCCGCGACATGGTGGGGCTGATGCGTCATGCGCCGGACCTGCGCGCTGCACTGGGACAGGCCACCGTGCCCAAGTTCGTTGCCGTGGGTGAGCATGACGTCTGGCCGCTGCGCCTGCACCGCGAATTCGCGGACAGCATCGGGGCGGTCTTTGCCGCCTACGGCAGCGGACACAGCCCCAGCGAGGAATCCCCGTACCAGTTCACGCGTGATCTCCTGCGCCTGTACGGTTCCGCTGCCTGA
- a CDS encoding glycosyltransferase family A protein produces MSTISVVIPAHNDAVMLAACLRALSVQTRVPDEVLVVDNASTDETASVCRVAGVRRVYEPEVGVAAATFRGLDEAGGNWLARLDADSVPPPDWLERLETDLESCGEDTAVTGPGEFYGSGPVIKWIAETLYIGGYRWSMTLLMGHPPLFGSNFGLHRSMWKRLSGRVHRGDPRVHDDLDLSYQLRPGMGVCWDPELRVGVSARPFNTWRGLGRRVAMAYTTFRIDFAQEPPCRRRRERKRSFRQRNRTGAGDHA; encoded by the coding sequence ATGTCGACTATTTCAGTGGTGATCCCCGCCCATAACGACGCCGTGATGCTCGCCGCCTGCCTCCGGGCACTGTCAGTGCAGACCCGGGTTCCCGATGAAGTACTCGTAGTGGACAACGCCAGCACCGACGAGACCGCGTCCGTCTGCCGTGTGGCGGGTGTCCGGCGGGTATACGAGCCCGAGGTGGGAGTTGCCGCCGCCACGTTCCGCGGTCTCGACGAGGCCGGTGGGAACTGGTTGGCCCGGCTGGACGCCGATTCGGTGCCGCCGCCGGACTGGCTGGAGCGGCTGGAAACGGACCTGGAGTCCTGTGGTGAGGACACGGCCGTCACCGGGCCGGGGGAGTTCTACGGCTCCGGGCCCGTCATCAAGTGGATAGCGGAGACGCTCTACATCGGCGGCTACCGGTGGTCCATGACCCTGCTGATGGGGCACCCGCCGCTGTTCGGTTCCAATTTCGGTCTCCACCGCAGCATGTGGAAGCGCCTCAGCGGCCGGGTGCACCGCGGGGATCCACGTGTCCATGACGACCTGGACCTCAGCTACCAGCTCCGCCCCGGAATGGGTGTCTGCTGGGATCCCGAGCTGCGGGTGGGGGTATCCGCACGGCCCTTTAACACCTGGCGTGGGCTGGGACGCAGGGTGGCCATGGCGTACACCACGTTCAGGATCGACTTTGCGCAGGAGCCGCCGTGCCGGCGCCGAAGGGAACGGAAACGCAGCTTCAGGCAGCGGAACCGTACAGGCGCAGGAGATCACGCGTGA
- a CDS encoding YeeE/YedE family protein produces the protein MLISGLLVGLALGFVMQRGRFCVTGAFRDVWVTRNTRWLTAFLVVVAVQSVGVFALDAAGVISLEANAFPWLATIVGGFIFGFAIILAGGCATGTYYRAGEGLVGSWLALISYALFAAIMKTGPLAGFNTAMRSVTVEQSNFYSVLGVSPWLLVAVLVAAVALAVRHHLAKPKFAMASLPASKTGLAHLLFEKPWNAFATAVVIGLIAIIAWPLSWATGREDGLGITTPSSKLVSYLVTGDAELVDWGVYLVIGILLGSFIAAKGSGEFRVRVPDAATAVKSLGGGALMGIGAALAGGCTIGNAMVQTAQFTFQGWTALIFMILGTGVAAKLTIMNRRPAAAAPRIPAGV, from the coding sequence ATGCTTATTTCAGGCCTGCTGGTCGGGCTGGCGCTGGGGTTCGTTATGCAGCGGGGCCGCTTCTGCGTCACCGGCGCCTTCAGGGATGTCTGGGTTACACGCAATACCCGCTGGCTGACCGCGTTCCTGGTAGTCGTGGCTGTGCAGAGCGTAGGGGTCTTCGCCCTGGACGCGGCCGGGGTTATTTCCCTTGAAGCCAACGCGTTCCCGTGGCTTGCCACCATCGTGGGCGGCTTCATTTTCGGCTTCGCCATTATCCTGGCCGGCGGCTGCGCCACCGGAACCTACTACCGGGCCGGCGAAGGCCTGGTCGGCAGCTGGCTCGCCCTGATTTCCTACGCATTGTTCGCGGCAATCATGAAGACCGGTCCGCTGGCCGGCTTCAACACCGCAATGCGGTCCGTCACCGTGGAGCAGAGCAACTTCTATTCGGTGCTGGGGGTTTCGCCCTGGCTGCTGGTGGCGGTCCTCGTGGCTGCCGTTGCCCTGGCCGTCCGCCACCACCTGGCCAAGCCGAAGTTCGCCATGGCGTCCCTTCCGGCGTCGAAAACCGGCCTGGCGCACCTCCTGTTCGAAAAGCCGTGGAATGCCTTCGCGACCGCCGTCGTCATCGGCCTGATTGCCATCATTGCCTGGCCGCTGAGCTGGGCCACCGGGCGTGAAGACGGCCTGGGCATCACCACGCCGTCCTCGAAGCTGGTCAGCTACCTGGTGACCGGCGATGCGGAGCTCGTGGACTGGGGCGTGTACCTGGTGATCGGCATCCTGCTCGGGTCCTTCATCGCCGCCAAGGGCAGCGGCGAATTCCGGGTCCGGGTGCCCGACGCCGCCACGGCAGTGAAGAGCCTGGGCGGCGGCGCCCTGATGGGTATCGGCGCTGCACTGGCCGGCGGCTGCACCATCGGCAACGCCATGGTGCAGACCGCCCAGTTCACCTTCCAGGGCTGGACGGCGCTGATCTTCATGATCCTCGGCACCGGCGTCGCGGCGAAGCTGACCATCATGAACCGCCGTCCGGCGGCCGCCGCGCCGCGCATCCCCGCCGGCGTCTAA
- a CDS encoding sulfurtransferase TusA family protein, with translation MAQVTLETNGSVCPFPLVEAKQAMTTLTTGDELVIHFDCTQATDAIPRWAAESGYPVTDFSKRGPAEWSITVQKA, from the coding sequence ATGGCACAGGTCACCCTGGAAACCAACGGTTCCGTCTGCCCCTTCCCGCTCGTGGAGGCCAAGCAGGCCATGACCACGCTCACCACCGGCGATGAACTCGTGATCCACTTCGACTGCACCCAGGCGACGGATGCCATTCCGCGCTGGGCAGCGGAGAGCGGCTACCCGGTCACGGATTTCTCCAAGCGCGGTCCGGCGGAGTGGTCGATCACGGTGCAGAAGGCCTGA
- the ligD gene encoding non-homologous end-joining DNA ligase, whose product MAREETTLTVPGPEGERQVRISSPGRVIWPEPGITKLDLARYLAEVGEAFIRANGGRPVSLERFPEGVGGEVFFSKNPPRGMPDWMRSVTVKYPSARSHPQVVLDEPAAAVWAAQMNTVVFHPWPSRAEDTDNPDQLRIDLDPQPGTDFDDAVRPAQELRSILAEAGLDAFIKTSGNRGIHLFAPIRPEYEFLDVRHAVIAAAREVERRMPDKVTTAWWKEERGTRVFVDFNQANRDRTMAGAYSPRALPDAPVSCPITWEELERVHPADFTIATVPERLRTVGDPWADMSAAPGSIDVLLGWWERDLASGLGELPFPPDYPKMPGEPPRVQPSRARRKD is encoded by the coding sequence ATGGCACGCGAGGAAACCACCCTGACCGTCCCCGGCCCGGAGGGAGAGCGGCAGGTGCGCATCTCCAGCCCCGGCCGGGTGATTTGGCCGGAACCGGGAATCACCAAACTGGATCTGGCCCGCTACCTCGCCGAAGTCGGTGAGGCTTTCATCCGCGCCAACGGCGGCCGCCCGGTCTCACTGGAGCGCTTCCCCGAAGGCGTCGGCGGGGAGGTCTTCTTTTCCAAGAACCCTCCGCGCGGCATGCCGGACTGGATGCGCTCAGTCACCGTGAAATATCCCAGCGCCCGGTCCCATCCGCAGGTGGTGCTGGATGAGCCAGCCGCGGCGGTGTGGGCGGCCCAGATGAACACGGTGGTGTTCCATCCGTGGCCGTCCCGGGCCGAAGACACCGACAACCCTGACCAGCTGCGCATCGACCTGGATCCGCAGCCGGGAACGGATTTTGACGATGCCGTCCGGCCGGCCCAGGAGCTGCGGTCCATTCTGGCGGAGGCAGGACTGGACGCCTTCATCAAAACATCGGGGAACCGGGGCATCCACCTCTTTGCGCCGATCCGGCCGGAGTACGAGTTCCTGGATGTCCGGCATGCGGTGATTGCCGCGGCCCGGGAAGTGGAACGCCGGATGCCGGACAAGGTCACCACTGCCTGGTGGAAGGAGGAACGCGGCACCCGGGTGTTCGTGGACTTCAACCAGGCCAACCGGGACCGCACCATGGCCGGCGCGTACAGCCCGCGGGCGTTGCCGGATGCACCCGTTTCCTGTCCCATCACCTGGGAGGAACTGGAACGGGTGCACCCGGCCGACTTCACCATTGCCACCGTCCCGGAACGGCTGCGCACTGTGGGGGACCCGTGGGCGGACATGTCCGCCGCGCCGGGATCCATCGACGTCCTGCTCGGCTGGTGGGAACGGGACCTGGCCAGCGGCCTCGGCGAGCTGCCCTTCCCGCCGGACTACCCGAAAATGCCGGGGGAGCCGCCCCGCGTCCAGCCCAGCCGGGCCCGCCGCAAGGACTAG
- a CDS encoding MFS transporter, giving the protein MAGSGQKLWSKGFVLAIITNLFISMVFYLLMTTMALYTVKEFSASDGAAGFASGSFVLGALVARVFAGKFLDFVGRRRLLVASLAVFVVASLLYVPASNLALLLTVRILHGAAFGAASTSLSASVMGLIPANRRGEGTGYFGISTTLATAVGPFLAVMLVDSVSYRALFLFAAGCAAVALVLSLVLRLPERTPTPEEQKTKWRMHLTDIIDPAALAIASVMFIAGAAYAGILSFLNSYAQSEGLVLGASLFFVVYAVVVLVSRLFVGRLQDRHGDNAVVYPTLVSFAAGMALLAYAPNDTVLALAGVFVGFGFGALMPCAQAIAVTMAAPTRIGLATSTFFILMDAGVGLGPLLLGLLLPLTGFHGMYWVLAAVLLASTGLYHLVHGRKNYRPGAAVEPAAGVPAA; this is encoded by the coding sequence GTGGCTGGCAGCGGTCAGAAGTTATGGTCCAAGGGATTTGTCCTGGCGATCATCACCAACCTCTTTATTTCGATGGTCTTTTATCTGCTGATGACCACCATGGCGCTCTACACAGTGAAGGAATTCTCCGCCTCTGACGGAGCCGCCGGATTCGCGTCCGGATCCTTCGTCCTCGGCGCCCTGGTGGCTCGGGTGTTTGCCGGCAAGTTCCTGGACTTCGTCGGCCGCCGCCGCCTGCTGGTGGCCAGCCTCGCGGTGTTCGTCGTGGCGTCGCTGCTGTACGTCCCGGCCTCGAACCTGGCCCTGCTGCTGACGGTCCGGATCCTGCACGGTGCCGCGTTTGGTGCGGCCAGCACGAGCCTGTCCGCCTCCGTCATGGGACTTATTCCCGCGAACCGGCGCGGGGAAGGCACCGGTTATTTCGGGATCTCGACTACCTTGGCAACCGCCGTGGGGCCGTTCCTGGCCGTGATGCTGGTGGACTCCGTGAGCTACCGCGCCCTGTTCCTGTTCGCCGCCGGCTGCGCCGCCGTCGCACTGGTCCTGTCCCTGGTGCTCCGCCTGCCCGAGCGCACGCCCACACCCGAGGAGCAAAAGACCAAGTGGCGGATGCACCTGACGGACATCATTGACCCGGCCGCGCTGGCCATTGCCTCGGTCATGTTCATTGCCGGTGCCGCCTACGCGGGCATCCTTTCCTTCCTCAACTCCTATGCGCAGAGCGAGGGGCTGGTGCTGGGTGCCAGCCTGTTCTTCGTGGTTTACGCCGTCGTTGTGCTGGTCTCCCGTCTGTTTGTGGGACGCCTCCAGGACCGGCACGGCGACAACGCCGTGGTGTACCCGACCCTCGTGTCCTTCGCCGCCGGGATGGCTCTGCTCGCCTATGCACCCAACGACACGGTGCTGGCCCTGGCCGGTGTGTTTGTGGGCTTCGGCTTCGGCGCTCTGATGCCGTGTGCCCAGGCCATCGCCGTCACGATGGCAGCGCCGACCCGGATCGGCCTGGCAACGTCCACCTTCTTCATCCTGATGGACGCCGGTGTCGGGCTCGGCCCGCTCCTGCTGGGGTTGCTCCTGCCGCTGACCGGATTCCACGGCATGTACTGGGTGCTGGCCGCCGTCCTACTGGCTTCCACCGGGCTCTATCACCTGGTGCACGGCCGGAAAAACTACCGGCCCGGTGCAGCGGTGGAACCGGCCGCAGGCGTTCCCGCGGCCTGA
- a CDS encoding LysM domain-containing protein: protein MTFNKTQGRHRAENTSARTTIAQAVAGRGRTFGSTAAVVVAGSGIMLGMAAPASAGVVANDTYTPVQAAPVAAAPVAAAPVAAAPVAAPAAAAATHTVVSGDTLGQISAAYGVGLDTVLSLNGLSLASVIYPGDVVTLAGEAAPAAAAAPVAAAAPAAAYAPAAAAPAASAANTGVISTQSASITPAASGTNAIMLASAQSQLGAAQDCTVLVEVALRAAGHSVGDLGPAQLAAYGTQVSTPEPGDIAYYADGGMGLAHIAIYIGNGQAIHSGWNGSETVVQSANVGSGPVFYRVA from the coding sequence ATGACTTTCAACAAGACTCAGGGCCGTCACCGCGCCGAGAACACCAGCGCACGGACCACCATCGCACAGGCCGTTGCAGGCCGCGGCCGCACCTTCGGCAGCACCGCTGCTGTAGTTGTCGCCGGCTCCGGCATCATGCTGGGCATGGCCGCACCGGCTTCCGCCGGCGTTGTCGCCAACGACACCTACACCCCGGTGCAGGCCGCACCGGTTGCAGCAGCCCCGGTTGCCGCAGCTCCGGTTGCAGCAGCTCCGGTTGCAGCTCCGGCCGCCGCTGCCGCCACCCACACCGTGGTCTCCGGTGACACGCTGGGCCAGATCTCCGCCGCTTACGGCGTAGGCCTGGATACCGTTCTTTCCCTGAACGGCCTCTCCCTGGCGTCCGTTATCTACCCGGGCGACGTTGTAACCCTGGCCGGCGAAGCCGCTCCGGCCGCCGCTGCTGCCCCCGTTGCCGCTGCCGCCCCCGCTGCAGCCTACGCACCGGCCGCAGCCGCACCGGCAGCATCCGCTGCCAACACCGGCGTTATCAGCACGCAGTCCGCTTCGATTACCCCGGCAGCCAGTGGCACCAACGCCATCATGCTCGCCTCGGCGCAGTCGCAGCTGGGCGCAGCCCAGGACTGCACCGTACTGGTTGAGGTTGCCCTGCGCGCAGCCGGCCACTCCGTGGGTGACCTCGGTCCGGCACAGCTGGCAGCATACGGCACCCAGGTCTCCACCCCGGAGCCCGGTGACATCGCCTACTACGCCGACGGCGGCATGGGCCTGGCCCACATTGCCATCTACATCGGCAACGGCCAGGCCATCCACAGCGGCTGGAACGGCAGCGAGACCGTCGTTCAGTCCGCGAACGTCGGCTCCGGCCCCGTGTTCTACCGTGTTGCGTAA
- a CDS encoding response regulator: MKILIADDDVQILRALRITLSAYGYEVVTAESGSAAIRKAVDTHPDLLVLDLGMPGLSGMDVIEAVRGWSAVPILVVSGRIDPADKVRALDLGADDYVTKPFSTEELLARIRALSRRSPAAAGPSEITFGPVRVDLAGHRIARVDDGSDIRLTPTEWRFLSELLAHPGMLVTQQTLLTNVWGPGTTDSGYLRLYIGQLRRKLESDPAAPVHLLTEHGMGYRFVP; this comes from the coding sequence ATGAAGATCCTGATCGCCGACGACGACGTGCAGATCCTGCGTGCGCTGCGGATCACCCTGAGCGCCTACGGGTATGAGGTGGTGACGGCGGAGAGCGGCAGCGCAGCCATCCGCAAGGCCGTGGACACCCATCCGGACCTGCTGGTCCTGGACCTGGGTATGCCCGGGCTGAGCGGGATGGATGTCATTGAGGCCGTCCGCGGCTGGAGCGCGGTTCCCATCCTGGTGGTGTCGGGCCGGATCGATCCGGCGGACAAGGTGCGCGCACTCGATCTTGGCGCGGACGACTACGTCACCAAGCCCTTCTCGACGGAGGAACTGCTGGCCCGGATCAGGGCGCTGTCCCGCCGCTCACCGGCGGCAGCGGGGCCAAGCGAAATCACCTTCGGCCCGGTGCGCGTGGACCTTGCCGGGCACCGCATTGCGCGGGTCGACGACGGCTCTGATATCCGCTTGACCCCGACGGAATGGCGGTTCCTGTCCGAGCTGCTGGCCCATCCGGGGATGCTGGTGACCCAGCAGACGCTGCTGACCAACGTCTGGGGGCCAGGCACGACCGACTCCGGGTATCTGCGCCTCTACATCGGGCAGCTTCGGCGCAAACTGGAGAGCGACCCGGCCGCACCGGTGCACCTGCTCACCGAGCACGGCATGGGGTACCGGTTTGTGCCGTGA
- a CDS encoding ATP-binding protein, protein MTRGQLRVFLGAAPGVGKTYAMLEEGRRLRDEGSDVVVALVETHGRAGTAAMADGLETVPRTTLQHRGLELQELDLNAVLARAPEYALVDELAHTNVPGLKHEKRWQDVQALLDAGINVLSTVNIQHIDSLNDVIEQITGTLQAETVPDAVLRGAEQVELVDLTPQSLRGRLADGVIYPAERVDAALSNYFRLGNLTALRELALLWLADEVDSALNRYRAEHGISSKWEARERVVVALTGGPEGRTLLRRGARIAARSAGGKLLAVHVSGADGLRGPEPGELAAQRILVEKLGGTFHQVVGNDVPQALVEFARGVNATQLVVGVSRRPRIAALFSGQGIGATVIRESGDIDVHMVSHSAAARTLVLPHFGSALSVRRRVLGFAFALVGGPLLTAALVSARSAETITGDVLSYQLLVILVALVGGIWPALFAALLSGLTLDFFFIQPLYTVTVATPSHMLALSLYVVNAMLVSYVVDAAARRARTARRSASESELLASVAGSVLRGEDALAALVGRTREAFNVSAARMRCDGKDLYSEGEWPAEVSPEDPAFTRLPVGEQCFLELWGRELAASDRRLLAVITAQLEAALEHRDLTETARGLGSLAEADKVRTALLAAVGHDLRRPLTAATAAVTGLRATDVTWSEKDRSELLATAEESLASLSGLVTSLLDVSRLQAGVVGVSLEPLNVADAVLPALEELELGPAEVELEIPTSPRVVLADPVLLQRVLVNLLANAVRFSPPGTKSVLSVSEFAGRVEIRVIDSGPGVPEQRRGEIFVPFQRLGDTDNSTGLGLGLALAKGFTEGMGGTLDTEDTPGGGLTMVLSLPAANRRVPAGGQRSPAVAG, encoded by the coding sequence ATGACGCGAGGACAACTGAGGGTATTCCTGGGAGCGGCGCCCGGTGTAGGCAAGACCTACGCCATGCTCGAAGAGGGACGCCGCCTCCGGGATGAAGGATCCGACGTCGTCGTCGCACTGGTGGAAACCCACGGGCGAGCCGGGACGGCCGCCATGGCCGATGGCCTGGAGACCGTCCCGCGCACCACCCTGCAGCACCGCGGGCTGGAACTCCAGGAACTTGATCTGAACGCGGTGCTGGCCCGGGCGCCCGAATACGCGCTGGTGGACGAGCTCGCCCATACCAACGTGCCGGGACTCAAACACGAAAAACGGTGGCAGGACGTGCAGGCCCTGCTCGACGCCGGGATCAACGTCCTGTCCACCGTGAACATCCAGCACATCGACTCACTCAATGACGTGATCGAGCAGATCACAGGCACCCTGCAGGCCGAAACCGTGCCGGACGCCGTCCTGCGCGGGGCCGAACAGGTGGAGCTGGTGGACCTCACGCCGCAGTCCCTGCGCGGACGCCTGGCCGACGGGGTGATCTACCCCGCCGAACGGGTGGACGCCGCCCTGTCCAACTACTTCCGGCTGGGCAACCTGACCGCCCTGCGCGAACTCGCGCTGCTCTGGCTCGCCGACGAGGTGGACTCGGCCCTGAACCGCTACCGCGCCGAGCATGGCATCAGCAGTAAGTGGGAGGCCCGGGAGCGCGTGGTCGTGGCGCTCACCGGCGGTCCCGAGGGCCGGACGCTGCTGCGCCGCGGAGCGCGGATCGCCGCCCGGTCCGCGGGCGGCAAGCTCCTGGCCGTCCATGTGTCCGGAGCCGACGGGCTGCGCGGACCCGAGCCGGGGGAACTGGCCGCGCAGCGGATCCTGGTGGAGAAACTCGGCGGCACCTTCCATCAGGTGGTGGGCAACGACGTGCCGCAGGCACTGGTGGAGTTTGCCCGCGGAGTGAATGCCACCCAGCTGGTGGTGGGAGTCAGCCGACGCCCCCGGATCGCCGCCCTGTTCTCGGGCCAGGGCATCGGTGCCACCGTCATCCGGGAGTCCGGGGACATCGACGTGCATATGGTCTCGCACTCCGCTGCCGCCCGGACCCTGGTACTCCCGCATTTCGGCAGCGCACTCTCGGTGCGCCGGCGGGTGCTGGGTTTTGCCTTCGCCCTGGTGGGCGGTCCGCTGCTCACTGCGGCGCTGGTTTCGGCCCGCAGCGCGGAAACCATCACCGGCGACGTGCTGAGCTACCAGCTGCTGGTCATCCTGGTGGCACTGGTCGGCGGCATCTGGCCGGCATTGTTCGCGGCCCTGCTCTCCGGCCTGACCCTGGACTTCTTCTTCATCCAGCCGCTCTACACGGTGACGGTGGCCACGCCGTCGCACATGCTGGCGCTGAGCCTCTACGTGGTCAACGCGATGCTTGTCAGTTACGTTGTTGATGCCGCCGCCCGGCGCGCCCGCACCGCCCGCCGGTCGGCGTCGGAATCCGAACTGCTGGCATCGGTGGCCGGCAGCGTGCTCCGCGGCGAAGATGCCCTGGCCGCCCTGGTGGGGCGGACGCGCGAGGCCTTCAACGTCAGTGCCGCCCGCATGCGGTGCGACGGCAAGGACCTGTATTCCGAAGGCGAGTGGCCTGCGGAGGTCTCTCCCGAAGACCCGGCCTTCACCCGCCTGCCCGTGGGGGAGCAGTGTTTCCTGGAACTGTGGGGGCGGGAACTGGCTGCCTCCGACCGGCGCCTGCTGGCCGTCATCACCGCCCAGCTGGAGGCAGCCCTGGAGCACCGGGACCTGACCGAAACCGCCAGGGGACTCGGTTCCCTGGCCGAGGCGGACAAGGTCCGCACGGCCCTGCTGGCCGCCGTCGGGCATGACCTCCGCCGGCCGCTGACCGCCGCAACCGCCGCCGTCACCGGGCTGCGGGCAACGGACGTCACATGGTCCGAAAAGGACCGCAGCGAACTGCTGGCCACGGCCGAGGAATCGCTGGCTTCCCTTTCCGGCCTGGTCACCAGCCTGCTGGATGTCAGCAGGCTCCAGGCCGGTGTCGTGGGGGTGAGCCTCGAGCCGCTGAACGTTGCCGATGCTGTCCTGCCCGCACTGGAGGAACTGGAACTTGGACCGGCGGAAGTGGAACTGGAAATTCCCACGTCGCCCCGGGTGGTTCTGGCTGATCCGGTGCTGCTGCAGCGCGTACTGGTCAACCTGCTGGCCAACGCGGTGCGCTTCAGCCCGCCCGGAACGAAATCCGTCTTGAGCGTCAGCGAGTTTGCCGGACGGGTGGAGATCCGCGTCATAGACTCGGGACCCGGCGTTCCGGAGCAGCGGCGGGGAGAGATTTTCGTCCCCTTCCAGCGGCTGGGGGATACCGACAACTCAACCGGGCTGGGTCTGGGCCTGGCCTTGGCCAAGGGATTCACGGAAGGAATGGGCGGAACACTGGATACCGAAGACACACCCGGCGGCGGACTGACCATGGTCCTCTCGCTGCCGGCCGCCAACCGCCGTGTTCCCGCGGGCGGACAGCGGTCCCCGGCGGTGGCCGGATGA
- the kdpC gene encoding potassium-transporting ATPase subunit KdpC, with protein sequence MNPVRSSMRQLGVSIRALAVLTLLLGVVYPLAVAGIGQAALHGRANGSMVSSGGTEVGSKLIGQSFTDADGAPLPQWFQSRPSAAGDGYDGGASSGSNLGPLNEDLAAAIAERRAAVGELEGVAPEDVPADAVTTSGSGLDPHISPEYARLQVNRVATERGLDPAQVSALVDDATQAPSAGILGNSTVNVLLLNISLAELDT encoded by the coding sequence ATGAACCCCGTCCGCAGCAGCATGCGCCAACTTGGTGTCTCGATCCGGGCCCTGGCGGTGCTCACGCTCCTCCTGGGCGTGGTGTATCCGCTGGCAGTGGCCGGAATCGGCCAGGCAGCACTGCACGGCCGTGCCAACGGCTCCATGGTCAGCAGCGGCGGAACCGAGGTCGGCTCCAAGCTCATCGGGCAGTCCTTCACGGACGCCGACGGCGCGCCCCTGCCGCAGTGGTTCCAGTCCCGCCCGTCCGCGGCCGGTGACGGCTACGACGGCGGAGCATCCAGCGGTTCCAACCTGGGTCCGTTGAATGAGGACCTGGCCGCCGCCATAGCGGAGCGCCGGGCAGCCGTGGGTGAGCTGGAAGGCGTGGCTCCGGAGGATGTTCCGGCCGACGCCGTGACCACCTCGGGGTCGGGACTGGACCCGCACATCAGCCCGGAATATGCCCGGCTGCAGGTGAACCGGGTGGCCACCGAACGCGGCCTGGACCCGGCGCAGGTTTCTGCCCTGGTCGACGACGCCACGCAGGCGCCGTCGGCGGGAATCCTGGGGAACAGCACCGTCAACGTGTTGCTTTTGAACATTTCGCTGGCCGAGCTGGACACTTAG